A DNA window from Shewanella baltica contains the following coding sequences:
- a CDS encoding acyl-CoA thioesterase — MKSLLTIDMEMQIPFHDVDSMGITWHGNYLRYFEIARCKLLDELGYNYRQMQASNYAWPIIDLQIKYVKASTFEQKITVRAELVEWENRLKINYQIRDVETGARITKGYTIQAAVDMSTQELCFVTPDVFRDKIATLLAKVED, encoded by the coding sequence ATGAAATCATTGCTCACTATCGATATGGAAATGCAAATCCCCTTCCACGATGTGGATTCTATGGGGATTACTTGGCATGGCAATTACCTGCGTTATTTCGAAATAGCCCGCTGTAAACTGCTCGATGAGTTGGGCTACAACTACCGCCAAATGCAAGCATCTAACTATGCGTGGCCGATTATCGATTTGCAGATTAAGTACGTCAAAGCCAGCACTTTCGAGCAAAAAATCACAGTGCGCGCCGAGTTAGTTGAGTGGGAAAACCGCTTAAAGATCAATTATCAAATTCGCGATGTCGAAACCGGTGCGCGCATCACTAAGGGTTATACCATTCAAGCGGCGGTCGATATGAGCACCCAAGAATTGTGCTTTGTTACCCCAGATGTGTTCCGTGACAAAATCGCCACCCTGCTCGCTAAGGTGGAAGACTAA
- a CDS encoding outer membrane lipoprotein carrier protein LolA — protein sequence MNSVLAKSSALTKNPVLAKCALFLCIACSLACALISLPLKAETLAAPGDYQALFSQSADTAQLVALSQKLNLGETVRGQFVQSRQLKVLKKPLISQGQFIFDQTQGLIWQQIKPFESLLILKDKQLIQRDSQGRVQISKADTSASAAVMGDLLPSLVRAMLGGDISGLSENFELHFLGTERLKIESLSPDGQWQLGLTPKDPLMKKAIANMVLEGSDVLQSLVLLSAAPNVSPQDMTRIDFSALSQGTLSEAELAQYALAGEASKP from the coding sequence ATGAACTCAGTACTCGCCAAGAGCTCTGCGCTGACGAAGAACCCTGTGCTGGCTAAGTGTGCATTATTCCTCTGCATTGCCTGTAGTTTGGCTTGTGCTTTGATAAGCCTGCCACTCAAGGCTGAAACCTTAGCTGCACCCGGCGATTATCAAGCACTCTTTAGCCAAAGTGCGGATACCGCGCAGCTTGTCGCCTTAAGCCAAAAACTTAACTTGGGCGAAACGGTGAGAGGTCAGTTTGTGCAATCTCGGCAGCTAAAGGTGCTCAAAAAGCCGTTAATCAGCCAAGGTCAGTTTATCTTCGATCAAACCCAAGGGCTGATTTGGCAGCAGATAAAGCCCTTCGAATCCCTGCTGATTTTAAAAGATAAGCAACTGATCCAGCGCGATAGCCAAGGTCGAGTGCAGATCAGCAAGGCCGACACCTCGGCAAGCGCCGCCGTTATGGGCGATTTATTGCCCAGCCTAGTGCGCGCTATGCTCGGCGGGGATATTTCCGGTTTAAGCGAAAACTTCGAATTACACTTTTTAGGAACAGAAAGGTTAAAAATAGAAAGCTTGAGCCCAGACGGCCAATGGCAATTAGGCCTGACGCCCAAAGATCCCTTAATGAAAAAAGCTATCGCCAATATGGTGTTAGAAGGTAGCGATGTGTTGCAGTCCTTAGTGCTGCTGAGCGCCGCGCCGAATGTGAGCCCACAGGATATGACCCGCATCGACTTTAGTGCGCTTTCCCAAGGCACACTCAGCGAAGCCGAATTAGCGCAGTATGCGTTGGCTGGCGAGGCGAGCAAACCTTAG
- a CDS encoding MMPL family transporter: MASNFAARANQALMQSSPQWRLAIWLLLMLSASLWTLQLWQNGARVQSDILAMLPHLQQDKLTERALNQVEATLADQVYIALVAKDETTAITAAKLLMQKLEADLVARGKQGALTDIRSADIQLGEALGQFYFPHRFKLLTAPQAEALASQNIESLIEAATAQLYNAFSYANSNLLAQDPLLLFPANLLTLAPSSKVRASQGILLANQGDNVAAVVMAKGRESAFNPNAQLAQMTALTQGLDAVKQSYPDITVLKAGALFHALAATQTAKSEISILGLASLLGVIALVWLAFRSVMPLLLAIVTISSGLLLAVTFTLSVFGELHLLTLVFGTSLIGIAIDYSFHFYCERLSNTERSAKATVAYIFPTVTLAFITSALAYVGIGLAPFPGMQQVAIFCAAGLLGAYLTLILAYPLLAGSRLPAGSRPLALAGTYLASLTQLSKRFTTPLGMGMFALVILIWCLSGVTKLTVDDDIRHLQQSPASVTEPENQLRQLLSGGTDNQFLLVRAPSEEALLQQLERVSPMLDTAITNQELGNYVSLSRYLPSHRKQDTAYHLQGEIYQTQIDTVLTSLGLDENLKPELQAAYLAAKTDYITPAAFLTLGAGKQLAPLWLAPNEANSPVSNGALNDGRASADQGADYGAIVLLGGIQQIDALKARFAHDESVQLIDKVADISAVMGHYRLLTLKLLALALGIALLLFSLNFGFKKAAVVVAVPALAALLTLATLGLTGSPLSLFHALALILVFGIGIDYSLFFASAQNHGKAVMMAVFMSACSTLLAFGLLAFSQTQAIHYFGLTLSLGIGFTFLLSPLILTTTLALTTNQLLTTKKS, translated from the coding sequence ATGGCCTCCAACTTCGCCGCGCGCGCCAATCAAGCTTTGATGCAATCTTCCCCCCAGTGGCGCCTCGCCATTTGGTTGCTATTGATGCTGTCAGCAAGTTTGTGGACGCTACAACTTTGGCAAAACGGCGCACGTGTACAAAGCGATATCCTTGCCATGCTGCCGCATTTACAACAGGATAAACTCACAGAGCGCGCCCTTAACCAAGTTGAAGCCACGCTCGCCGATCAAGTCTATATTGCGCTTGTCGCCAAGGATGAAACCACAGCAATCACTGCGGCAAAACTGTTGATGCAAAAGCTTGAAGCTGACCTTGTTGCAAGGGGTAAGCAAGGCGCGCTAACCGATATCCGCAGCGCCGATATACAGCTCGGTGAAGCGCTAGGGCAATTCTATTTCCCCCACAGATTTAAATTACTGACAGCGCCGCAAGCCGAAGCGTTAGCCAGCCAAAATATTGAAAGTCTGATTGAGGCAGCCACAGCGCAGCTTTACAACGCCTTTAGTTACGCCAATAGCAACTTGCTCGCCCAAGATCCGCTGCTGTTATTCCCAGCCAATTTACTCACCCTCGCACCGAGTTCAAAAGTCAGGGCCAGCCAGGGGATACTGCTCGCGAATCAAGGCGATAATGTTGCCGCGGTCGTCATGGCAAAGGGGCGAGAAAGCGCTTTTAATCCCAATGCGCAATTAGCGCAGATGACGGCATTAACCCAAGGATTGGATGCCGTTAAACAAAGCTACCCAGATATTACCGTGCTCAAAGCTGGCGCCCTGTTTCATGCCCTTGCGGCAACGCAAACGGCTAAGAGTGAAATATCGATCCTCGGCCTAGCATCCTTACTTGGGGTGATAGCCTTAGTTTGGTTGGCGTTTCGCTCAGTGATGCCGCTACTGCTAGCAATCGTGACTATTTCCAGCGGGCTGTTGCTGGCCGTGACTTTTACCTTAAGCGTATTTGGCGAGCTGCATTTACTCACCTTAGTGTTTGGCACTAGCTTGATAGGCATTGCCATCGACTATAGTTTTCATTTTTACTGCGAGCGCTTAAGCAATACAGAGCGGAGCGCAAAGGCCACAGTGGCGTATATCTTCCCAACGGTGACACTCGCCTTTATCACTAGCGCTTTGGCTTATGTCGGCATAGGTTTAGCACCGTTTCCCGGCATGCAGCAAGTCGCGATTTTCTGCGCCGCAGGTTTACTTGGGGCCTATCTCACCCTCATTCTCGCCTATCCACTGTTAGCCGGCAGTCGCTTACCCGCAGGCTCCCGCCCGTTAGCGCTCGCGGGGACTTACCTTGCCAGTCTCACTCAGTTATCGAAACGATTTACCACGCCGTTAGGCATGGGCATGTTTGCTTTGGTGATACTAATCTGGTGTTTAAGCGGCGTAACAAAGTTAACCGTCGATGACGATATTCGTCATTTACAGCAAAGCCCTGCAAGCGTGACTGAGCCAGAAAACCAGCTACGCCAGTTACTCAGTGGCGGCACAGACAATCAATTCTTATTGGTACGCGCACCGAGCGAAGAAGCGTTGCTGCAGCAGCTTGAGCGAGTGTCACCCATGCTTGATACCGCCATAACAAACCAAGAGTTAGGCAACTATGTGAGCCTCAGCCGTTATCTGCCCAGCCATCGAAAACAAGACACGGCTTACCACTTACAGGGCGAAATCTATCAAACTCAGATAGATACTGTGCTCACAAGCCTTGGTTTGGATGAAAATCTAAAGCCAGAACTGCAAGCCGCCTATTTGGCCGCGAAAACAGATTACATCACGCCAGCAGCATTCTTGACGCTAGGGGCCGGCAAGCAACTCGCGCCGCTGTGGCTCGCGCCGAATGAGGCTAATAGTCCAGTCAGCAATGGCGCGCTAAATGATGGTAGGGCGAGCGCGGATCAGGGTGCCGATTATGGAGCCATAGTCCTCCTTGGCGGCATTCAGCAAATCGATGCCCTTAAGGCGCGTTTTGCCCATGATGAAAGCGTGCAGCTTATCGACAAGGTGGCGGACATTTCAGCCGTCATGGGCCATTACCGATTGTTAACCCTAAAGCTGTTAGCCCTTGCACTTGGCATCGCACTCTTGTTGTTTAGCCTGAATTTCGGCTTTAAAAAAGCGGCGGTTGTGGTTGCCGTGCCGGCCCTTGCGGCCTTGCTCACGCTTGCAACCTTAGGCTTAACGGGCTCACCACTGAGTCTGTTCCATGCACTCGCGCTCATTTTAGTTTTCGGGATTGGGATAGACTATAGCTTGTTTTTTGCCTCAGCCCAGAACCACGGCAAGGCAGTGATGATGGCGGTGTTTATGTCCGCCTGCTCGACCCTATTGGCCTTTGGTTTACTTGCCTTTAGCCAGACCCAAGCGATTCACTACTTTGGTTTAACCCTGTCGCTGGGCATAGGGTTTACCTTTTTACTTTCGCCGTTGATTTTGACCACAACACTGGCTTTAACCACCAATCAGCTTCTAACGACAAAAAAGTCCTGA
- a CDS encoding NAD(P)/FAD-dependent oxidoreductase → MSTQVHDLSAIPNSLDVDVAIIGAGPSGAIAASLLHQQGKRVLVLEKQHFPRFSIGESLLPCCMQFIEEAGMLDALNAAGFQHKNGAAFRRNGTYTTFDFTDKFTPGPGTTFQVQRASFDKLLADTAQSQGVDIRYGETVEAIDLTENPRLTVRNEQGELYQINAQYVLDASGFGRVLPRLLNLESPSCLPPRSAIFTHVEDNISDASFDRNKILISVHPEHKDIWYWLIPFSNGRCSLGVVAEPQLLERLQGSLEQQLMSIVNEEPGLKALLANAKVVQECATLKGYSANVSRLATDKFALLGNAGEFLDPVFSSGVTIAMQSASMAAKCLTKQLNGETVDWQADYSTPLMQGVNAFRTYVQAWYDGRFQDVIFYEEPNERIKQMICSILAGYAWDTNNPFVKDSERRLNMIVELCRNPAATPAFAEV, encoded by the coding sequence ATGTCTACACAGGTTCACGATTTATCAGCTATACCAAATTCACTTGATGTCGATGTGGCCATTATCGGCGCAGGGCCTTCGGGCGCCATCGCTGCCAGCCTGCTACACCAGCAAGGCAAGCGCGTGCTTGTGTTAGAGAAACAGCATTTTCCTCGCTTCTCCATCGGCGAAAGTTTACTGCCCTGCTGCATGCAGTTTATCGAAGAAGCGGGCATGTTAGATGCGCTCAATGCCGCTGGATTCCAACATAAAAATGGCGCCGCCTTTCGTCGCAATGGAACTTACACCACCTTCGATTTTACCGATAAATTTACTCCTGGGCCGGGCACCACGTTTCAAGTGCAGCGCGCCAGTTTTGATAAACTGTTAGCCGATACCGCCCAAAGCCAAGGGGTCGACATCCGCTACGGCGAAACGGTCGAGGCGATCGATTTAACCGAGAACCCACGCTTAACGGTGCGCAATGAACAGGGCGAGCTTTATCAAATCAATGCCCAATATGTGCTCGACGCCAGCGGTTTTGGTCGCGTATTACCCCGCTTGCTCAACTTAGAAAGTCCATCTTGCCTGCCTCCGCGCAGCGCCATCTTTACGCATGTGGAAGACAACATCAGCGATGCTAGCTTCGATCGTAATAAGATTTTGATCAGCGTCCACCCTGAACATAAAGATATTTGGTATTGGCTCATTCCCTTTAGCAATGGCCGCTGTTCACTCGGCGTGGTGGCTGAGCCGCAGTTACTTGAGCGTTTACAAGGTTCGCTTGAGCAACAATTGATGAGCATAGTCAATGAAGAACCAGGGCTAAAAGCCCTGCTGGCAAACGCTAAAGTGGTGCAGGAATGCGCCACGCTCAAAGGTTATTCCGCCAATGTGTCACGCCTTGCGACCGACAAGTTCGCCCTACTGGGTAATGCGGGCGAGTTCCTCGATCCTGTGTTTTCCTCCGGTGTGACTATCGCCATGCAATCGGCGTCTATGGCAGCAAAATGCCTGACGAAACAACTCAATGGCGAAACGGTTGACTGGCAAGCCGATTACTCAACGCCTTTGATGCAGGGCGTGAATGCCTTTCGTACCTATGTGCAAGCTTGGTATGATGGCCGCTTTCAGGACGTGATCTTCTATGAAGAACCGAACGAGCGTATCAAGCAGATGATTTGTTCTATTCTGGCGGGCTATGCTTGGGATACGAATAATCCCTTCGTTAAAGACTCGGAGCGCCGCCTGAACATGATAGTCGAACTGTGCAGAAACCCAGCCGCCACTCCAGCATTCGCAGAGGTCTAA
- a CDS encoding DUF3261 domain-containing protein: protein MPLNLNAKWLVITALLLASLGLTGCSELLFRQTCVGLTKDMRYCLAPLPHDFAPATDKPLTQPRIQPATESTTKPAIMASQQTDSNTGVSSPQSFSQKVSIKVGKESHELLTQLELEGERMTLVGLAPLGQALFTLVYDGNTLSSEQSVLLGDNFKAEYLMAMMQLIYWPEQSIRAHLEGGHLVTGLCDTVGGNQSDTLVDTRVITIPCRQIYSQDTLISKSALQTHVVQIRYQQNVGDALWQAHISLTMPQAKFELEIEPI from the coding sequence ATGCCGCTAAACCTTAACGCTAAATGGTTAGTGATCACCGCCCTGCTGCTCGCAAGCCTTGGGCTGACGGGCTGTAGTGAACTGCTGTTCAGGCAGACCTGTGTCGGGCTCACTAAGGATATGCGTTATTGTTTGGCTCCACTGCCCCATGACTTTGCTCCCGCGACCGATAAGCCGTTGACTCAGCCTAGGATACAGCCCGCGACTGAGTCTACAACTAAGCCCGCCATCATGGCGAGTCAGCAAACCGACAGCAATACTGGCGTATCTTCACCCCAGTCCTTTAGCCAAAAAGTCAGTATTAAAGTGGGGAAAGAGTCCCACGAACTGCTCACTCAATTGGAGTTAGAGGGCGAGCGCATGACGCTCGTGGGTTTAGCGCCACTCGGACAGGCTTTGTTTACCTTGGTTTATGATGGGAATACACTCAGCAGTGAGCAAAGCGTGCTGCTGGGCGACAATTTTAAAGCCGAGTATTTAATGGCGATGATGCAACTGATCTATTGGCCTGAGCAGAGTATTCGCGCCCATTTGGAAGGTGGCCATTTAGTGACTGGTCTTTGCGATACGGTTGGGGGAAATCAGAGCGACACGCTTGTCGATACCCGAGTAATTACAATCCCCTGTCGCCAGATCTATAGCCAAGATACCTTGATCAGTAAAAGCGCCCTGCAAACCCATGTGGTGCAAATCCGTTATCAACAAAATGTCGGCGACGCCCTATGGCAAGCCCACATCAGCTTAACTATGCCACAGGCCAAGTTTGAGCTAGAAATCGAACCTATTTAA
- a CDS encoding beta-ketoacyl-[acyl-carrier-protein] synthase family protein, giving the protein MMNRVAITQIGLCTPLGQDPQQVLDRLIAGDTSAMQRSDTLLFEHPTLVAPVTAALPAIPAKLIQFDCRNNQLLLCAAQQITATIEQAKRDLGHARIGVVLGTSTSGISKGEAALSYRNQHGHFPADYHYFQQELGSTSDFLRQYFELDGPCYTISTACSSSAKVFASAKRLLSANLCDMVIVGGVDSLCQLTVNGFNALESVSKGHCNPFSINRDGINIGEGAALFVLTAGESDVMLAGIGESSDAHHISAPHPEGAGAITAMQAALQDANIAAQDIGYINLHGTATPKNDAMESRAVVKVFGVNTPPCSSTKPLVGHTLGAAGAIEAAFCYLLLSAHNHGQALPPHQWDGQVDPQDPSITLVERHQVAAKGTLNYVMSNSFAFGGSNASLIFCRNEA; this is encoded by the coding sequence ATGATGAACAGAGTAGCCATTACACAGATTGGATTGTGTACCCCGCTAGGGCAAGATCCCCAGCAGGTTTTAGACCGCCTGATCGCGGGTGATACCAGCGCGATGCAGCGCAGTGACACACTCCTGTTCGAGCACCCAACCTTAGTTGCGCCAGTAACGGCTGCGCTGCCGGCGATTCCTGCAAAGCTCATTCAGTTCGATTGCCGCAATAACCAGTTACTCCTATGCGCGGCGCAGCAAATTACCGCCACGATTGAACAAGCGAAACGGGATTTGGGCCATGCTCGCATTGGCGTTGTGCTAGGCACGAGCACCTCGGGGATTTCTAAAGGTGAAGCGGCCCTGAGCTATCGCAATCAACACGGCCACTTTCCGGCGGATTACCACTATTTCCAGCAGGAGCTCGGCAGCACTAGCGACTTTTTGCGCCAATATTTTGAGCTAGATGGCCCTTGCTATACGATTTCAACCGCCTGTTCCTCCAGCGCAAAAGTCTTTGCCAGTGCCAAGCGTTTACTCAGCGCTAACCTCTGCGACATGGTGATTGTTGGCGGTGTCGACAGTTTGTGCCAACTGACAGTCAATGGTTTTAATGCTTTGGAATCTGTGTCAAAAGGCCACTGCAATCCCTTTAGTATCAACCGTGATGGCATCAATATCGGCGAAGGCGCGGCCTTATTCGTGCTGACGGCGGGCGAGTCCGATGTGATGCTGGCTGGCATTGGCGAGTCGAGCGATGCCCATCATATTTCGGCGCCACACCCCGAAGGCGCTGGCGCAATCACCGCCATGCAAGCGGCTTTGCAAGATGCGAATATTGCGGCACAAGATATTGGTTACATTAACTTACACGGCACAGCGACACCCAAAAATGATGCGATGGAAAGCCGCGCTGTGGTTAAAGTCTTTGGCGTCAACACCCCGCCCTGCAGCTCGACCAAACCCTTAGTCGGCCATACCTTAGGTGCCGCTGGCGCAATCGAAGCCGCCTTCTGCTATTTATTGCTTTCGGCACATAATCACGGCCAAGCCCTGCCGCCCCATCAATGGGACGGACAAGTCGATCCACAGGACCCGTCCATTACCTTAGTCGAACGCCATCAAGTCGCCGCAAAAGGCACACTTAATTATGTGATGAGTAATTCCTTCGCCTTTGGCGGCAGCAATGCCAGCCTGATTTTTTGCCGTAACGAGGCCTAA
- a CDS encoding hotdog family protein, with protein MMPFIQFNLPFAEQDIADFIPHRAPMILVDKIISYQRDTLVTEVTITPKSPYFDDKHQAVPNYVGIEYMAQSIAALAGVEAKLRNDKIRVGFLLGSRKLALHAKQYELGRTYRTQVNRLYQEESGLAVFDCQIYLLPEAGSEQEKILVATANVNVFQPQDTQAYLDGNQDAGNRSLGH; from the coding sequence ATGATGCCCTTTATTCAATTCAATTTACCCTTTGCCGAGCAGGATATTGCCGATTTCATCCCCCACAGGGCGCCGATGATCTTGGTCGATAAGATCATCTCTTATCAACGCGATACCTTAGTTACCGAAGTCACGATCACGCCGAAAAGCCCCTATTTCGACGATAAACATCAAGCCGTACCCAATTATGTGGGTATCGAATATATGGCCCAAAGTATTGCCGCACTGGCCGGAGTAGAAGCTAAGCTGCGCAATGATAAAATCCGCGTGGGTTTTCTGTTGGGGTCGCGCAAATTAGCGCTACATGCCAAGCAATATGAACTCGGGCGCACCTATCGCACCCAGGTAAACCGCCTCTATCAAGAGGAGTCGGGATTAGCGGTATTCGATTGCCAGATTTATCTGCTGCCCGAAGCCGGAAGCGAACAAGAGAAAATCTTAGTCGCCACAGCGAATGTGAATGTGTTCCAACCCCAAGACACGCAAGCCTACCTTGATGGAAATCAAGACGCGGGCAATAGAAGCCTTGGACACTAA
- a CDS encoding 3-ketoacyl-ACP reductase FabG2: MNNRVLVTGSSRGIGKAIALKLAAAGFDIALHYHSNQTAADDSATQIRALGVNVSLLKFDVADRATVKAAIEADIEANGAYYGVILNAGINRDTAFPAMTESEWDSVIHTNLDGFYNVIHPCVMPMVQGRKGGRIITLASVSGIAGNRGQVNYSASKAGIIGATKALSLELAKRKITVNCIAPGLIETDMVANIPKDMVEQLVPMRRMGKPNEIAALAAFLMSDDAAYITRQVISVNGGMI; this comes from the coding sequence ATGAATAACAGAGTATTAGTCACAGGTTCGAGCCGCGGTATAGGTAAAGCCATCGCCCTAAAACTGGCCGCAGCAGGCTTCGATATCGCCCTGCATTACCACAGCAATCAAACGGCGGCCGATGACAGTGCCACGCAAATCCGCGCGCTTGGAGTCAATGTGAGCCTGCTGAAATTTGATGTTGCCGACCGCGCGACAGTCAAAGCCGCCATCGAAGCCGATATCGAGGCCAATGGTGCCTATTACGGCGTGATCCTCAATGCCGGTATCAACCGCGATACCGCCTTTCCCGCCATGACAGAAAGCGAATGGGACAGCGTCATTCACACTAACTTGGACGGTTTTTATAATGTGATCCATCCCTGCGTGATGCCTATGGTACAAGGCCGAAAAGGTGGACGTATCATCACTTTAGCCTCGGTATCTGGGATCGCGGGCAACCGTGGCCAAGTGAATTACAGCGCCTCCAAAGCGGGTATTATCGGCGCGACTAAGGCACTGTCATTAGAACTGGCAAAACGCAAAATCACCGTCAACTGTATCGCCCCGGGCTTGATTGAAACCGACATGGTGGCCAATATCCCTAAGGACATGGTCGAGCAATTAGTGCCGATGCGCCGTATGGGTAAACCCAATGAAATCGCAGCCTTAGCCGCATTTTTAATGTCTGACGATGCCGCCTATATCACTCGCCAAGTGATATCGGTCAATGGAGGTATGATCTAA
- a CDS encoding beta-ketoacyl-ACP synthase, which produces MSEATNQTRCKRVVITGIGGITALGHDWPTIAANLKAQKNCVVTMSDWDRYDGLNTRLAAPITDFEVPSHYSRKKIRSMGKVSIMATRASELALLDAGLLDDPIVSSGEMGIAYGSSTGSTDPITAFGDMLKTGDMSGITATSYIRMMAHTTAVNVGVFFGLKGRIHTTSSACTSGSQGIGYAYEAIKYGQQTLMLAGGGEELCPTEAVVFDTLFATSTKNSTPELTPRPFDADRDGLVIGEGACTLVLEELEHAKARGAKIYAELVGFGTNSDGQHVTQPNAQTMEIAIRLALKDAQLEPSVIGYVNAHGTATDRGDIAESHATQAVFGAETPISSLKSYTGHTLGACGALEAWVSIEMMNAGWFAPTLNLENIDPQCADLDYIRNELRPIDTDYVMSNNFAFGGINTSLIFKRWTR; this is translated from the coding sequence ATGAGCGAGGCGACAAATCAAACACGCTGTAAACGAGTGGTCATCACAGGCATTGGCGGGATTACCGCCCTAGGTCATGATTGGCCGACCATTGCGGCGAACCTTAAGGCGCAGAAAAACTGCGTCGTCACTATGAGTGACTGGGATAGATACGACGGACTCAATACCCGTTTAGCCGCACCAATTACAGACTTTGAAGTGCCAAGCCATTATTCGCGCAAGAAAATTCGTTCCATGGGCAAGGTTTCCATTATGGCAACCCGGGCCAGTGAACTGGCTTTACTCGATGCGGGATTACTGGATGACCCTATCGTGTCCTCGGGTGAAATGGGCATCGCCTATGGTTCATCCACGGGCAGTACCGATCCTATTACCGCCTTTGGCGATATGCTGAAAACGGGCGATATGTCGGGCATCACCGCCACTAGCTATATCCGCATGATGGCGCACACCACAGCGGTGAACGTTGGCGTCTTCTTCGGCTTAAAGGGCCGAATTCACACCACCAGCAGCGCATGCACTTCGGGTAGCCAAGGCATAGGTTACGCCTATGAGGCCATCAAATACGGTCAGCAAACCTTAATGTTGGCAGGCGGCGGCGAAGAACTCTGCCCCACCGAAGCTGTGGTGTTTGACACCCTGTTTGCCACTAGCACCAAAAACTCCACACCCGAACTCACGCCGCGCCCCTTTGATGCGGATCGTGATGGCCTCGTCATTGGCGAAGGGGCTTGTACGCTGGTGCTCGAAGAGCTCGAACACGCCAAGGCGCGTGGTGCAAAAATTTATGCTGAGTTAGTCGGTTTTGGCACAAATTCCGACGGTCAACACGTCACCCAACCGAATGCGCAGACCATGGAAATCGCCATCAGATTAGCCCTCAAAGATGCGCAGCTTGAGCCTAGCGTCATAGGTTATGTGAACGCCCACGGCACAGCCACCGACCGTGGTGACATTGCCGAGAGTCACGCGACTCAAGCAGTGTTTGGCGCTGAGACGCCAATATCATCCCTTAAAAGCTACACAGGCCACACCTTAGGCGCATGCGGCGCGTTAGAAGCTTGGGTGAGTATTGAGATGATGAATGCGGGCTGGTTTGCGCCAACACTCAATCTTGAGAATATCGACCCACAGTGCGCCGATTTGGACTATATCCGCAACGAACTGCGCCCAATCGACACAGATTATGTGATGAGTAATAATTTCGCCTTTGGCGGCATTAATACCTCGCTGATTTTTAAACGCTGGACCAGATAA
- a CDS encoding type II toxin-antitoxin system Phd/YefM family antitoxin: MQTLTANDAKRNFGELLLNAQREPIKISKNSKDAVVVMSIRDYEQLEAMKADYLKHCFIAAKEDLAKGNVVDGEDFLNAL, encoded by the coding sequence GTGCAAACATTAACCGCCAATGACGCCAAACGAAATTTTGGTGAATTGCTACTAAACGCTCAACGTGAACCCATCAAAATCAGCAAAAACAGTAAAGATGCGGTTGTGGTTATGTCTATCCGCGATTACGAACAGCTTGAGGCGATGAAAGCCGACTATCTGAAGCACTGTTTCATCGCAGCCAAAGAAGATTTAGCGAAGGGCAATGTGGTTGATGGTGAAGATTTTCTTAACGCCCTGTAG